In the genome of bacterium, one region contains:
- a CDS encoding MerR family transcriptional regulator, which translates to MQNNKKNMFGTSNVTEKTGISPERLRYWERLGIINPVYIQCGKRKFRRYSEEDIHRAVLVKVLVDTEKYSLEGAVRKLEDEKQDG; encoded by the coding sequence ATGCAAAACAACAAAAAAAATATGTTCGGGACAAGTAATGTAACAGAGAAAACAGGAATATCTCCTGAAAGACTGCGGTATTGGGAGAGGCTTGGTATTATTAACCCGGTGTATATTCAATGCGGAAAAAGAAAATTCCGAAGATATTCCGAAGAGGATATTCATAGGGCTGTTTTAGTTAAAGTGTTAGTGGATACTGAGAAATATTCTCTCGAGGGCGCGGTAAGAAAATTGGAAGA